In the Anolis sagrei isolate rAnoSag1 chromosome 1, rAnoSag1.mat, whole genome shotgun sequence genome, ATATGagagtataattatatatttatagtacacgtaatattactaataagatGGCAAAATAATGGTGGAATACAATATATGACATTCTACAATAGGagaggataattatatatttatagtgcATGTGACattactaatattataatataatggtataatacaatatattacattatacaatgtgatattataattatatatttatagtacatgtACTATaactaatattgcaatataatggtataatacaatatagtaatctatataaataaaaatgtaatattcgtttgtgggattaacataactcaaaaaccactgggcaaattatttatgtatttatttattaactacatttctataccgcttttctcacccctgaggggactcaaagcggtttacaacataacaaATGgccaattcaatgcctcacatatatatgaaaatatcacatatccaaatcgataacatataactgtagataaaaaccgttaaaactatattttaaaaaaccaaacatagacataagcatgaaacgtattattgctgcaattaacaatgtagacccctttgagaccaaatttggacacaaaacacgcctatcaggccaaccagtgaccatcactcagaaaaacacagctgaagagacttaaaaagcctaaaataaaatacactacaatgcatgtgcaaaagcacacatatacacacatatagatacacacacaaaacacatagactgggccacagcaacgtgtggcaggggacggctagtgtgtaatactgatattgtactatgctaataatataatatattgtatgtataatatattgtatcttgtaataatataatagtaatataatatattgtatgttgtaagctgctctgagtcccctttgaggtgagaagggcagcatagaagtgttgtaaataaatagtcaataaataaataaataaacaagggcTTCGGCaggccccctcctccctcctttctctctcctcacGTTCTTCTctcttgcccttccttccttccttccttccttccttcctaccttccttccttccttccttccttccttccttccttcctgcccccccccccgcctcctgcGTTTGATATCTGTCTTCGTCAGGtttaataatgctaataatgataataataatatttatttataccctgctgccatctctccgaaggggactcggggcggctcacatgaggccatgcccaaagATACATTACAGcacaacaaaatgcaaaaacacaGGCAATATTAcaccagaataaaatacatacaatagcaAAGTAAAACCAATAAAGCAGATGGACGTAGCATAAAATCAGACACAATGGGCAGACCAAATGGACGAGATAcaatgaggtaggaatagaaaaaaaaagtgtgattgagaggagcccaaaaaggaggACCACTGGGGTTcggctttcagtttaggaaggGGGAAGTCTCccagctcttccttccttccttccttccttccttctttctttctttctttcccctcttctactacttgttttcctcctcttcctctccttcctttttccttcttccctccctcctcttccaaccccttccttccttctctcgctcctttcttctcttctcttctctcccccaagccacccccccccccccactgaagaGCGCCCCACATTCTCCGCTGTGGACTGGGAGGCCTGGCAGCCTGGAGCCAGagacccagttcagagcagagagGGTGGGATTCTCTGCCTCCACGTTCCGGGTTCTGTGGCTGTGTGGGAAAAATCCACCTCTGTCAGGAACCGTGCTGTTAACATAGGAACCACGTGCCGTGTTGGGAAGAACAGGACCAAcaccaaagaagaagaagaagagttcaAGACCGAGGGAAGAAAGTGTTGTGCAAACGGCAGGGCACGAAGTCACTCTTCTTCGTTGTCTGCTTTTCAACTGCAGCCCTAGAAGGCCGATCAGAGCAGCAtcagcagatggatggatggatggatggagagatagatagataataaaactttatttataccccgcctccatctcccccaaggccACGCacatcaatacagtaaaacacaatataaacacaaaaacacaacaacaaaaaacacaaaataaattacatcagatgcaaaaccaatataagtaAACAAGACAGATGATCAGACtgagcagggccaaattcaagggtAAAATTTTAGAACCCTGGGAGATGGGACAATGTAGAAACCAGGGAGGGGATCCGAGGATGAGGAAGGATGGAATTGCGCGAACCACGgaataataaagtgcttctgaggtcactTGATGCAGAGTCTGGTCCGGGAGCATCTCACATTCAGTCATTGAGGGCACAtgggaataaccaggttttcaggctcctcctgaagattgccagcgtgggggcttgcctactatctctggggagcgaattccagagccggggggccaccacggagaaggccctctctctctctctcgtccccacaagtcacacttgcGATGAGGGccggagcaagagaagagcctctccagaagatcgaagaggtcgtgtgggtttgtagacggaaatgcggtcgcgcaggtaggcgggtcccaaaccgttcagggatttgtaggtcaaaacctgcaccttgaattgggaccggaaaataaatggcagccaatggagctccttaaacaggaggatggatggatggatggatggatggatggatggatggatagatagatagatagatagatagatagatagatagatagataccgttctatcttttaacattccggaaaaaaagtCGAggcttggctttttgagcaagcatttgaaaatgcagcgTAACAGACATAGGGATATGGAACAACTGGGTGATGAGACTGGACAACTTTTTAACTAGGAGGCGCAAGTGATTTATGTCTTATTGATCTTGTTACGGTTTTAGATTATAGGCtcatgtttttatggtgttgttgggcattgaattgttgcctctgtaaaccgttcagcagtggaactctctgccccagagtgtagtggaggctccttttttggaagcttttaagcagaggctggatggccatctgtggggggtgctttgaatgcaatattcctgcttcttggcagaaaggggttggactggaggatgtcccaggaggtctcttccaactctaggattctacactcgaatgtgtttatttaatttaaatgaTTTACAATCTAATGTGTTTGATTGGACCGTTTTCTGGTACTAAATAGGAAGCAGACCCTCACTCCAGATAGCTCCAAAGCACAGGCCACAATCCCTCACGAAGGGCTGACCTGAACCTGTCAATCACTGCTGGCTGAAGAACGTAGCTTCGCcttccaaacaaaacaaacactcagAGCAACTAGTCTTAAAGGACAGGAGTCGAGCGCACACTCAGGTTTCTAGTGCACTCTAAGGCAAGGCTCACCTGAAGCAAAGGGAGccaagatggcttcttgcttcctcagctTCTGTGGTCACCCAACTCTCCACCCACCTTCCAGTGGGCAGTGTCCAGTTGCTGGTGGTGATGAAGCAGCTGTGCTCCAGCCCGGCCTCATGGCAGCCGTTGTCGGATTTGGGATGCTCAGGAAGCAGAATACGGGAcccattgtgggatgggaggcgGCCCAGGCATGTGGGTGTCCCTCCGCATTTAGCACATCCTGGGAATTCGGGGAAACCCGCGATCCAGAGCGAAAGACCCTCTTGAATAGAGGAAAGAACTCCTCCTTTCCGCCTGCTTCCTGCCTCCCGTTCCTTTAGCCACATTTGTGTCCAACACAAGGATCTCAATGTGAGGCTCCAACATTGGAAAGAGTTCCCTTTCTTCctgctttcattcattcattctcttcttcctccctccctccttttcttctctctagaTTCATTCCCTTCTTTTTAAGGAATCAGTGCTTGCCTTGGCTGGTGTCTGTGTGTGCGCTTGAGACCCCGATCCCTGCATGCCTTGCTATTTCCGTTTTCAACGTGACCctgaagggaaagggggggggctttgggggcaaaTACGGTCCCTGGCTTCCATGATGGATCTTTTGCTTCTCTCCTGACCAGGGAAATGAGGAGTCTATGGAGCCACTTCGTGGGTGCAGTAAGGACGCCAATGATAGAGGAAGAAGGAATCCTCTCAAGGAGATGATCTTGTTGAATTCTTGACCCCATTTCCAGACAAGAAATTAGAAAAGGAAGAGTCAAGTATCTGTATTGCAATTAAACACCCATGCCACTGTTGACAGGAAGGAGAAAGCATCGAGGTGTCGTCTGCAGCACCACAAAATGAATCGTTCTGGGAAGAAACGCTgtacatgcctggagtgcggaaagagcttcacttGTAGTTCAGCTCTGCggacacatcaaaggactcacactggggagaaaccctttacatgcacggagtgtggacagagcttcactcagagttcatctctacgttcacatcaaaggactcactctGGGGAGAAAGCGTATAAATGCCTgcaatgtggacagagcttcacttggAAATCAAATCTACATTCACACGAAAGGACTCACTCTGGGGAGAAAGCCTATAAATGCctcgagtgtggacagagctttactCATAGTTCAGGTTTACGTTCtcatcaaaagactcacactggcGAGAAACACTTtacgtgcctggagtgtggacagagcttcactcagagttcaagtctacgttcacatgaaaAGACTCACTCTGGGGAGAAAGCCTATAAATGCCTCGAGTGTGGACAGGgcttcactcatagttcaggtTTACATTCtcatcaaaagactcacactggcgagaaaccctatacgtgccaagaatgtggaaagagtttcactcagagtggaaatctacataaacatcaaaggattcacactggggagaaaccgtatacatgcctggagtgtggacggagcttcactgagagtggaagtcTTACTTTACATGAAAGGACTCactctggggagaaaccctatacatgcctggagtgtggacggagcttcactcataattcaagtctacgttcacatcaaaggattcacactggggagaaaccctacaattgcttggagtgtggaatgaGCTTCACTAACAATAGAAATCTATattcacatcaaagaactcacactggggagaaaccctttacatgcctggagtgtggacagagcttctctcAAAGGGGACATCTACaaacacatcaaaggactcacactggggagaaaccctttacatgcctggagtgtggaaagagcttcactcatagtggAGGTCTACGCTCACATCAAAAGACtcatacaggagagaaaccccataaatgcctggagtgcggaaagagcttcactcatagtggaaatctacgtttacatcaaaggactcacactggggagaaaccctatacatgcctggagtgtggaaagagcttcacttggATGAACCgtctacgttcacatgaaaggactcacacaggagagaaaccctataaatgcctggagtgcggaatgAACTTCACTCATAGTGGAAATCTACGTTTACATCAAAAggctcacactggggagaaaccctatacatgcctcaAGTGTGAACAGAGTTTCATTCAGAGTTCACAATTACGTAAACATCAAaagactcatactggggagaaaccctatacatgtttGGAGTGCGGAAGGAGCTTCACTCATAGgggaaatctacgttcacatcaaaagactcacactggcaagaaaccctatacatgcctggagtgtggaaagaacttcactcagagttcacatctacgttcacatcaaaggattcacactggggagaaaccctatacatgcctggggtgtggaaagagcttcactgtaCTTTCAagtctacataaacatcaaaggactcacactggggagaaaccctatacatgtctggagtgtggaaagagctttgctcaGAGTTCAGCTCTACGTccacatcaaaggacccacactggggagaagccctatacatgtcaaaaatgtggaaagagtttcactcggAGTGCacatctacgtagacatcaaagtactcacactggggagaagccctatacatgcctggagtgtggaaagagctacaCTACGAGTTCacatctacgtagacatcaaaggactcacactggagaaaacAATGGTATTTGACCCCAGACAGAGCTTTGCAAACTttgcatgttggtgacacacttagATATGCATCCTTTTGTGACACATTCATCCAGTTTAACTGGCAAACCGGAGgttaaaccacacacacataaatttacaataaaatatataatgtaatagtaTATAGATACTACTTCGCTgggacctccccgccacaattgatacagtgagagaacttgagactccgtggccacttgctgggtcCATCCttgaccggttcatcccgctggacttagaggctgtcgataggctcatggctgcagccagaccgaccacttgctccctcgatccctgtccctcttggctggtgaaatcctgcttggagggattacgcgaccctctgttgaagatcataaacagctcccttgggcaaggagtctttccagagggtttaaaagaggtggtggtctctctctctcccctgctgaagaaaccagatttagatccctcggtcccctccagttaccgcccagtttcgaatctctcgttcctgggcaagaggatggagagggcagcagcggagcagttgcagcaattcctagacgacaccgcCGGACGAGATCCCTTCCGTgcagggcatgggacagagactgtgctggtctccatcacggatcgccTTCGATGCTAGCTTGGCCAgagcgggtcagcgctgcttgtgttattggacctcacagcagcattggacacagtcgaccacaatcttttgacccaccaccttgctgcttttggagtcagggggagagctttaaactggctcccctccttccttcacaaccgtggacagcgagtggagaggggaggcctgatCTTCGAGaggtccccccccctctctctctcttgtggggttcctcctcagggggccattctctcccctctcttgtttaacatctctatgcgaccacttgctcagctggttcaaggttttgggcttgagtgtgaccagtatgccgatgacactcagctggtgctgaagatggaaggccgactggactctgtccccgattgtttccatccgtgcctcattgaggccgtgactgggtggctgcgtgccagcaggttgagggtgaatccagcaaagacggagatcctatggctgggtcgaccgggcagtgaggacatccagctgcctaccctggatggcgaggcgctacgcccgtccttgttggtcaagagtctgggagtccttttgttttttttataatataatctttattaagtttttgagttgagggagctgggggtggtaacggccgacagggagctctcgcgtaggctggtccatgaggtcacgaagagtcggagacgactgaacgaatgaacaacaaattaagTTTTTCTGTACAAAACCATCCCAGAGGGATCTGAGATGTAAGGAATGTGAAAAGAACGGAttagaaagtgggggaaagaaggGGGCGGGGAAGGGTTGGGGCTTGGTGGAGGATCTGGGGCGGGGGtcaagatgggaaggaaagatggggggggtgggggggtgggaaaGAACAGAGTTAAAAAAGCTTGACTTCCGAATAGTCTGCTGGGGTTATTCCACagatttgctttcttttcttctatttctcttAGTTACTTCCTCTACCTTCTGTCCCAGCAGTCTGGGGCAATATTTTTCTTATCCTTCAAGAATGAGTTCATTAGTTCCCAGTctgtccttttcttcttctttttatcgTACAGTAAATTGGCTAGTGTGTCCATGTCCATTAAGTCTCTAGTTTTTAATAGCCAGTCTTCTGTGGTTGGTAGGTCTTTTCTTTTCCACATACTCGCGAGAACCGTCCTTGCTGCAGCTGTTAGATGGTATAGTAACCTTTCTTTGCTTGCTTCTAGCTCGAAGTCTATTAGGTGGAGTAGATAATACTCCGGTTTTAAATCGAACTTGATCTGTATAATTTGCTGAATCTGTTTGTGGATCTCCACCCAGAAACTCTTCACTCTCTTGCATTGCCACCATGAGTGGAAGTATGTCCCCAaatgggagtccttttggaccctctttctgctgaggatggaggcccaggtctctctccgctgtgagcagaaccgccttctttcttccacctgcggcaggctagacggctggccccctccctctccagggacgacctggctacggtgatccaggccacggtcatctcaagactggactactgtaacaccctctacattgaccttcctctgtcggtgatccggaagctcaagttggtacaaaattcaggtgggaattccaatgagatgccacatcaccccaatctgactgcagctgcattggtgacccattgagcaccggatcactttcaaagggatgggactccccttgaaggccttgcatggtctggggccaatggacctgagggaccgcctcaccccctcccaaccccagagatccctccgttctgaagaccaagatctCTTGGAAagtcccagtgtcaagaccttgcgtctaacagcaaccaggcgcagagcctttacagcagtggcaccatcactctggaacactctgccacctgaagtctgtgccttgtgggacttatcagctttccacagggcatggaagacatacctgtttcgacaggcttttaatgtttgatattgctgtttttaaattattttaaatagtttttaaattgtgttagattttagccatccttgtaagccgctccgagccccaggggagtggcggcatataagttcaaataataaataaataaaaatattcagccACAAAATTAAATTACctcccacatacatacatacatacatacatacaatgacTGTtgtatagatataataataataatagtaataataataataatttgttttgtgtatatatatatatatatatatataggagcccccggtggcgcagtgggttaaagcgctgagctgctgagcttgttgatcgaaaggtcgcaggttcgattccggggagcggcgtgagcttccactgtcagccctagcttctgccaacctagcagttcgaaaacatgcaaatgtgagtagatcaataggtaccgctccggcgggaaggtaacagcgctccatgcagtcatgccaatggccacatgaccttggaggtgtctacggacaacgctggctcttcggcttagaaatggagatgagcaccagagtcccagagtcagacatgactggacttagtgtcaggggactacctttacctttaccttatatatatatgactgttttagtagtattatgtttatgttttctaGTGGTTCTGTGTGATTTTGTGTTGGCAATCGAATGTTTTGcctgttggaaaccgccctgagtcccttcgggaagatagaGCGGCATACAAATAAGTTTtcatatcatcaaaacaatacacagtttgactgaatacaaacaatggacaaTGTCAATcgataaaatttaaaattttaagaATCCTAAAACACAGTTCTTCCTACCTGTGGGCAATTGGGCTTCTTCAAACATGAATTCAAGTGCCGACTAACAATGGTTGATGTAACCACATGACCATAGTACATTACTCCAGGGCCAAGGCCTGTGGAAATACCGATGCTTTTAGGCTCTAACGGAAGATTTGGAGATTTGGGGCTAATCTAATTGTCAGGTTTTACAGTGTATTGTCATGTAacatagctgagtcatgcactgctaataggcttctattggaaatgctgagtcatgcatgaACTGTCTATAGaacatcatttggggaatgtgttctggcctagtccaggtgattgtgagtgatgcaatcctgggtttgagttaagttaatgagttgggaaccaatcagagattgctatgtgtaattgtatcgaattgtatataaggaagtcatgtagagtgtatacttcccgcttgtgctgtgatgctgtttgtcaaaggctctgtgtaattgattaaaagaacctgtctgcaaagacaagatataaccgtgtgttgtggtaagtttgtagtgtcatctagactggggggggggggaggaacagtggtaaaactgacaatagccgggcatgtgctcaagtgtctgtaaagagtttcagagtgactgcagtctgtgggagcagttgactgaaaatactgtgcaggaagaagctactggaaagcgctgaagttgtgcaactgaccTGCTACTGAATTGTGAGATTAATCACAACACTAAtctctcttgggggggggggacatttcagagccagggagccaccaccgaggtggccctctctcgtccccaccaaccccacctgtgatggtggtgggactgagagaagggccaccccagcagatctcaaggcccacactggttcatagagggagatgcgatcttgaagataggttggacctgaagcacATAGGGCTCAATAGGTAATaaactgcactttgaattgggcctggaaaccagtggagctgctttaataagggcatgtgtcagactgtaggatctgtatagcaatattaaataaccactcacaagcaggtttgctttgaaattgatatattgcttgtatctctgcagcaaagaaagacagtacggacttttccccaccaccacttccttttatacacctttcctgcccacctccccctcttctcagtttccttaatTAGAAActgttgttgcttcacaagttccaacacaaggtttccagcgcccttcaaaatgtcacagagagagaactgattcagccaggatgattcagtcaggatgtcatggagggaatttgcgatgtcttcatgccgtcagaaattgactcctggcAGCGTGGTATGCTCCCtctagctagccccagttagtaatctggcagccgacCTTTacactaattgaagcttccgagctgtcttcaaaagcagccccacatagagtgcattacagtagtccattctggatgtaacgaAGGTATGGACCATTATGGCCAAGTCAGGCGTCTCAAAGTACGGCTGCTGGATGGTTCACtgcaaatgcccccccccccccgccacccccaacacctgagcttcaagcgtcagcaattaatccaggaggaccccaggCGGCGGACCTGTTTTtatttttcgtatcaggagcgaaccaaaagtACAGCtgcaatgcattttttaaaaagcacagttTTTAAAACTTGCCATTATTTTAAGTATCCGTTGACCAATAGCTGACcccttggagcgcctctggtgttgctgggaGAAGGCCCTccgctgtgcatgtggcagggcttagactgcattgtgattgtgtttattgtaatgttatattgttaatgcattcatatgtttttgtgtaattgtgatgttgttgcttgttgcttatatttttgtttttattttgctgtaatatgttgtctgggcttggcctcatgtcagccgctttgagtccccaatggggagatggtggtggggtataaataaagatgatgatgatgatgatgatgatggtgattattattattattattattattattattattattattctgtgttgctttgcctatttatttatttatttatttatttactattcttgtatactgctgcatctcaagcccgagggcgactcacagcggtttccaaacagcaaaggcaataaaaacagcaataactaatatacaataacagttaaattacacatttccattaataactaataagcaatcatcaatacacagttatcacaaatcccatccccgatcgcctcatcatccaagcgtgatccaaatttgtcatccattgttccattcctatgttcaaattaccaaaattgcactaaattactcaaacgcctgctcaaacatccaggtcttcacctttttgcggaataccattagagatggtgctagtctaatgtccgtaggaagggcgttccacagccgaggagccaccaccgagaaggccctctctcttgtccccgccagccgagcttgagaagcaggcgggatcaagagcagggtctccccggaagatctcaaactccgggtgggttcataggcagagatgcggtcagatagggaGCTTGGGCCgtaattagcttacgatccgatattgagccatgcaggagtaattaaaaatcgaaacgaattttttcaatttatttcgtaattgtttcgtaatcgattcgtaattgtttcgaaatcgtttcgtaattgttttgtaattatttccgtatgcctggtgcaagttttagggttgttgtttgttttatcagtgataaaaaataaattatcacaccaacagtcgacaacagagggagagggaagcttcagaagttccccctgtcccatttggagggttttttagcatattcgcgtctgccattaacaaatcgattcgtaattgtttcgtaattttacgaaattttgtatatttcaaacttttttaaaggaaaatttcagaattcttttaaaaaacgaaacgcaaaaaccccctaaaaacaaatcgagtttagaaacaaatttttccgtggttacccagccctagtgtttattgtaatgttatattgttaatgcattcatatgtttttatataattgtgatgttgttgcttgttgcttatatttttggttttattttgctgtaatatgttgtctgggcttggcctcatgtcagccgct is a window encoding:
- the LOC132761733 gene encoding zinc finger protein 585B-like, coding for MNRSGKKRCTCLECGKSFTCSSALRTHQRTHTGEKPFTCTECGQSFTQSSSLRSHQRTHSGEKAYKCLQCGQSFTWKSNLHSHERTHSGEKAYKCLECGQSFTHSSGLRSHQKTHTGEKHFTCLECGQSFTQSSSLRSHEKTHSGEKAYKCLECGQGFTHSSGLHSHQKTHTGEKPYTCQECGKSFTQSGNLHKHQRIHTGEKPYTCLECGRSFTESGSLTLHERTHSGEKPYTCLECGRSFTHNSSLRSHQRIHTGEKPYNCLECGMSFTNNRNLYSHQRTHTGEKPFTCLECGQSFSQRGHLQTHQRTHTGEKPFTCLECGKSFTHSGGLRSHQKTHTGEKPHKCLECGKSFTHSGNLRLHQRTHTGEKPYTCLECGKSFTWMNRLRSHERTHTGEKPYKCLECGMNFTHSGNLRLHQKAHTGEKPYTCLKCEQSFIQSSQLRKHQKTHTGEKPYTCLECGRSFTHRGNLRSHQKTHTGKKPYTCLECGKNFTQSSHLRSHQRIHTGEKPYTCLGCGKSFTVLSSLHKHQRTHTGEKPYTCLECGKSFAQSSALRPHQRTHTGEKPYTCQKCGKSFTRSAHLRRHQSTHTGEKPYTCLECGKSYTTSSHLRRHQRTHTGENNGI